Proteins from a single region of Mustela erminea isolate mMusErm1 chromosome X, mMusErm1.Pri, whole genome shotgun sequence:
- the LOC116583058 gene encoding testis-expressed protein 13D-like isoform X1 produces the protein MAVDFGDPRSGFRHNEVVVFINEEVLSNGGGPDFYLTFCSRPWNEVEDELLSIVADPQVPRAVKRAYSWSALALSVRAAARQQEQQAHRVRRLQEQLEERETTTWALANQLQRLRQEREQVVSQLRRVQHDLQHVLDEREALRGQLLQAQRQPQQVGSRVQRLATEVWPLNAEERNEVLAATRSQREQDAETQRGEREEKEREEARMASETTGVLYAPGSPPPPPPPPPSPWAQVVQPSLPMPFPMPFQVAFPYPPPPQPRVVAEAAAGAAFTPQMPAAAIYPPGMWPPFRPLEEIAMWWNQRRQSQEEGPARLHFGVNPAGRNWSQGDLMKQQPQGEMPRQPNAPGTLCEAEETSAPSV, from the exons ATGGCTGTAGATTTCGGGGACCCCCGGAGCGGGTTCCGCCACAACGAGGTGGTGGTGTTCATCAACGAGGAGGTGCTCAGCAACGGCGGCGGTCCCGACTTCTACCTGACCTTCTGCTCGAGGCCCTGGAACGAGGTAGAGGACGAGCTACTGTCCATCGTGGCGGACCCGCAGGTGCCGCGCGCCGTCAAGCGGGCTTACTCGTGGAGCGCGCTGGCCTTGAGCGTGCGCGCGGCCGCgaggcagcaggagcagcaggcgcACCGCGTGCGGCGGCTGCAGGAGCAGCTGGAGGAGCGCGAGACCACCACCTGGGCTCTGGCCAACCAGCTGCAGCGGCTACGCCAGGAGCGCGAGCAAGTGGTGTCGCAGTTGCGCCGTGTGCAGCACGACCTGCAGCATGTGCTGGATGAGCGCGAGGCGCTGCGTGGCCAGCTTCTCCAGGCCCAGAGGCAGCCCCAGCAGGTCGGGTCTCGAGTGCAGCGGCTGGCGACGGAGGTGTGGCCCCTGAATGCAGAGGAGCGGAACGAGGTGCTGGCCGCCACCCGGTCGCAGCGTGAGCAGGATGCggagacccagagaggagagagagaggagaaagagagagaggaggcccGCATGGCCTCTGAGACAACAGGTGTGCTTTACGCGCCAGgatcgccgccgccgccgccgccgccgccgccgagtcCCTGGGCCCAGGTTGTTCAACCCTCTCTGCCCATGCCGTTCCCCATGCCATTCCAGGTGGCGTTCCCCTACCCACCACCTCCCCAACCCAGGGTAGtcgcagaagcagcagcaggagcggCGTTCACACCCCAGATGCCTGCTGCAGCCATCTACCCACCTGGCATGTGGCCTCCGTTCAGGCCTCTGGAGGAGATAGCCATGTGGTGGAACCAGAGACGCCAAAGCCAAGAGGAAGGTCCTGCCAGGCTCCACTTTGGCGTAAACCCCGCAGGGCGCAACTGGAGCCAGGGAGACCTGATGAAGCAACAGCCACAGGGAGAGATGCCCAGGCAACCAAATG CTCCAGGAACTTTGTGTGAAGCCGAAGAAACTTCAGCTCCCAGTGTGTGA
- the LOC116583058 gene encoding testis-expressed protein 13D-like isoform X2 gives MAVDFGDPRSGFRHNEVVVFINEEVLSNGGGPDFYLTFCSRPWNEVEDELLSIVADPQVPRAVKRAYSWSALALSVRAAARQQEQQAHRVRRLQEQLEERETTTWALANQLQRLRQEREQVVSQLRRVQHDLQHVLDEREALRGQLLQAQRQPQQVGSRVQRLATEVWPLNAEERNEVLAATRSQREQDAETQRGEREEKEREEARMASETTGGVPLPTTSPTQGSRRSSSRSGVHTPDACCSHLPTWHVASVQASGGDSHVVEPETPKPRGRSCQAPLWRKPRRAQLEPGRPDEATATGRDAQATKCSRNFV, from the exons ATGGCTGTAGATTTCGGGGACCCCCGGAGCGGGTTCCGCCACAACGAGGTGGTGGTGTTCATCAACGAGGAGGTGCTCAGCAACGGCGGCGGTCCCGACTTCTACCTGACCTTCTGCTCGAGGCCCTGGAACGAGGTAGAGGACGAGCTACTGTCCATCGTGGCGGACCCGCAGGTGCCGCGCGCCGTCAAGCGGGCTTACTCGTGGAGCGCGCTGGCCTTGAGCGTGCGCGCGGCCGCgaggcagcaggagcagcaggcgcACCGCGTGCGGCGGCTGCAGGAGCAGCTGGAGGAGCGCGAGACCACCACCTGGGCTCTGGCCAACCAGCTGCAGCGGCTACGCCAGGAGCGCGAGCAAGTGGTGTCGCAGTTGCGCCGTGTGCAGCACGACCTGCAGCATGTGCTGGATGAGCGCGAGGCGCTGCGTGGCCAGCTTCTCCAGGCCCAGAGGCAGCCCCAGCAGGTCGGGTCTCGAGTGCAGCGGCTGGCGACGGAGGTGTGGCCCCTGAATGCAGAGGAGCGGAACGAGGTGCTGGCCGCCACCCGGTCGCAGCGTGAGCAGGATGCggagacccagagaggagagagagaggagaaagagagagaggaggcccGCATGGCCTCTGAGACAACAG GTGGCGTTCCCCTACCCACCACCTCCCCAACCCAGGGTAGtcgcagaagcagcagcaggagcggCGTTCACACCCCAGATGCCTGCTGCAGCCATCTACCCACCTGGCATGTGGCCTCCGTTCAGGCCTCTGGAGGAGATAGCCATGTGGTGGAACCAGAGACGCCAAAGCCAAGAGGAAGGTCCTGCCAGGCTCCACTTTGGCGTAAACCCCGCAGGGCGCAACTGGAGCCAGGGAGACCTGATGAAGCAACAGCCACAGGGAGAGATGCCCAGGCAACCAAATG CTCCAGGAACTTTGTGTGA